In the Burkholderia glumae LMG 2196 = ATCC 33617 genome, one interval contains:
- a CDS encoding 2Fe-2S iron-sulfur cluster-binding protein: protein MTTDPSEPAYRVRVEPLGASFDAPDSLSLLEAAGFEGVSLPRSCRNGTCRTCLCRLREGSVRYRIEWPGLSAQEKREGWILPCVAVAESDLVIEYEGMEAFSR from the coding sequence ATGACCACCGATCCGTCCGAACCCGCTTACCGCGTGCGTGTCGAGCCGCTTGGCGCGAGCTTCGACGCGCCCGACTCGCTGTCGCTGCTCGAGGCCGCCGGCTTCGAGGGCGTGTCGCTGCCGCGCTCGTGCCGCAACGGCACCTGCCGAACCTGCCTGTGCCGGCTGCGCGAGGGCAGCGTGCGATACCGGATCGAATGGCCCGGGCTCAGCGCGCAGGAGAAACGCGAGGGGTGGATCCTGCCTTGCGTGGCCGTCGCCGAATCGGATCTGGTGATCGAGTACGAGGGGATGGAGGCGTTTTCGCGGTAG
- a CDS encoding NCS2 family permease, which produces MDSIKRYFGFAEAGTDLRTELLAGVTTFLTMAYIIFVNPAILGDAGMPKESVFVATCLVAALASLIMGLYANYPVACAPGMGLNAYFAYAVVKGMGFTWQAALGAVFISGCLFLLVTLFRVREAIINGIPKTLRVAITAGIGLFLGIISLKTAGVIVGSPATLVTLGNLHEPTTLLAIVGFFVIVTLDALRVRGAILIGIVTVTVLSFFFGGNQFHGIVSAPPSISPTLFQLDIHAALATGVINVILVFFLVELFDATGTLMGVANRAGLLVEGKMDRLNRALLADSTAIVAGSVLGTSSTTAYIESASGVQAGGRTGMTAVTVAVLFLACLFIAPLAGVVPAYATAPALLYVSCLMLRDMVDVPWDDATEAVPAALTALLMPFTYSIANGVAFGFIAYAGLKLLTGRLKEVKAVVWIIAIVFLFRYFYLGAD; this is translated from the coding sequence ATGGACTCGATCAAACGGTATTTCGGCTTCGCCGAGGCCGGTACCGACCTGCGCACGGAACTGCTCGCGGGCGTCACCACCTTCCTGACGATGGCCTACATCATCTTCGTGAATCCGGCGATCCTCGGCGACGCGGGCATGCCGAAGGAGTCGGTGTTCGTGGCGACCTGCCTGGTGGCCGCGCTCGCCTCGCTGATCATGGGCCTCTACGCGAACTACCCGGTGGCCTGCGCGCCCGGCATGGGCCTGAACGCCTATTTCGCCTACGCGGTGGTCAAGGGCATGGGCTTCACGTGGCAGGCCGCGCTCGGCGCGGTGTTCATCTCCGGCTGCCTGTTCCTGCTGGTCACGCTGTTCCGCGTGCGCGAGGCCATCATCAACGGCATCCCGAAGACGCTGCGCGTCGCGATCACGGCCGGCATCGGCCTGTTCCTCGGCATCATCTCGCTGAAGACGGCGGGCGTGATCGTCGGCAGCCCGGCCACGCTCGTCACGCTCGGCAACCTGCACGAGCCCACCACCCTGCTCGCCATCGTCGGCTTCTTCGTGATCGTCACGCTCGACGCGCTGCGCGTGCGCGGCGCGATCCTGATCGGCATCGTGACGGTCACCGTGCTGTCGTTCTTCTTCGGCGGCAACCAGTTCCACGGCATCGTCTCGGCGCCGCCGTCGATCTCGCCCACGCTGTTCCAGCTCGACATCCACGCCGCGCTCGCCACCGGCGTGATCAACGTGATCCTGGTGTTCTTCCTGGTCGAGCTGTTCGACGCCACCGGCACGCTGATGGGCGTGGCCAATCGCGCGGGCCTGCTGGTGGAAGGCAAGATGGATCGCCTGAACCGCGCGCTGCTGGCCGACAGCACCGCGATCGTCGCGGGCTCGGTGCTCGGCACCTCGTCCACCACCGCCTACATCGAAAGCGCCTCGGGCGTGCAGGCGGGCGGGCGCACCGGGATGACCGCGGTGACCGTGGCGGTGCTGTTCCTGGCGTGCCTGTTCATCGCGCCGCTCGCGGGCGTGGTGCCCGCCTACGCCACCGCGCCCGCGCTGCTCTACGTGTCGTGCCTGATGCTGCGCGACATGGTGGACGTGCCGTGGGACGACGCCACCGAGGCCGTGCCCGCCGCGCTGACCGCGCTGCTGATGCCGTTCACCTACTCGATCGCCAACGGCGTGGCGTTCGGCTTCATCGCCTACGCCGGGCTCAAGCTGCTGACGGGCCGCCTGAAGGAAGTGAAGGCGGTGGTCTGGATCATCGCGATCGTGTTCCTGTTCCGCTACTTCTACCTCGGCGCCGACTGA
- a CDS encoding AraC family transcriptional regulator — MLAALNYNDRFCHTAIAHRHAEPRMKATDKGTVSARLVETSLALAQRRGADRDRLLAQAGIAAAALAVPDAHVSARQYGALWNAIARTLDDEFFGQDSHPMRSGTFVAMSQAALGSRTGLGALARAIGVMRGVLDDLHAELDADATRVRLRFVHRDAAAPPAFTYATYFILVYGLTCWLIGRRIPVLSACLRSAAPEVPRDYRQIFCDDLRFGEPHSHVDFDPAFATLPVVQTPASLKTFLRNAPGNFIVKYRNPDSLASRVRAILRALPPADWPDAAGLAARLHVAEATLRRKLRHEGASYQDIKDALRYEIACEALADPALTVADVATAAGFAEPSAFYRAFRGWSGLSPAAWRERGAAGRG; from the coding sequence ATGCTCGCCGCACTCAATTACAATGATCGTTTTTGCCATACCGCCATCGCGCACCGCCACGCCGAGCCCCGCATGAAAGCCACCGACAAGGGAACCGTTTCCGCCCGCCTCGTCGAGACGAGCCTCGCGCTGGCGCAGCGGCGCGGCGCGGATCGCGACCGGCTGCTCGCGCAGGCCGGCATCGCGGCGGCGGCGCTCGCCGTGCCCGACGCGCACGTGAGCGCGCGCCAGTACGGCGCGCTCTGGAATGCGATCGCACGCACGCTCGACGACGAATTCTTCGGCCAGGATTCGCACCCGATGCGTAGCGGCACGTTCGTGGCGATGAGCCAGGCGGCGCTGGGCTCGCGCACCGGGCTCGGTGCGCTGGCGCGCGCGATCGGCGTGATGCGCGGCGTGCTCGACGACCTGCACGCCGAACTCGACGCCGACGCCACGCGCGTGCGCCTGCGCTTCGTGCATCGCGACGCCGCCGCGCCGCCGGCGTTCACCTACGCCACCTATTTCATCCTCGTCTACGGGCTCACCTGCTGGCTGATCGGGCGCCGCATCCCGGTACTGAGCGCGTGCCTGCGCAGCGCCGCGCCCGAGGTCCCGCGCGATTACCGGCAGATCTTCTGCGACGACCTGCGCTTCGGCGAGCCCCATTCCCACGTCGATTTCGATCCGGCCTTCGCGACGCTGCCGGTGGTGCAGACGCCCGCCTCGCTGAAGACGTTCCTGCGCAACGCGCCGGGCAACTTCATCGTCAAGTACCGCAATCCCGACTCGCTGGCGAGCCGCGTGCGCGCGATACTGCGCGCGCTGCCGCCCGCCGACTGGCCCGACGCGGCCGGGCTGGCCGCGCGGCTGCACGTGGCCGAGGCCACGCTGCGGCGCAAGCTGCGCCATGAAGGCGCGTCGTATCAGGACATCAAGGATGCGCTGCGCTACGAGATCGCCTGCGAGGCGCTGGCCGACCCGGCGCTGACCGTGGCCGACGTGGCCACGGCCGCCGGCTTCGCGGAGCCGAGCGCGTTCTACCGCGCGTTTCGCGGCTGGAGCGGATTGAGCCCGGCCGCGTGGCGCGAGCGCGGGGCGGCGGGACGCGGCTGA
- a CDS encoding sigma-54-dependent Fis family transcriptional regulator: MPQSTVLPAADSRLDLLAQAHARSTSGGLRASDRPDYAPLSPRAMRELIDGNRSLYTHALPVMEALHAQIADTESLVLLTDREGLVLHSIGDADFVEKANRVALRPGASWAEGTRGTNAIGTALAAKQAVTVHGNEHFLRANHVLSCSCAPITDPFGRLLGALDVSGDPRGFGPHTLALVKMSAQLIENHLFANACDAALRVRFHAHAEFVDSLFGGLVAFRPDGTLLAANRSAQFQLGATLDTLQDQGCNALFGVPFARLADHAARDAGATLALTLASGVRVFARCEYADAPRTGAAAARPAAPAAPATPAAARPAGTVPALPDAGDAPPEAITFATLDTGDARLAAILQRVGKIRGRDLPVLILGETGTGKEWLARALHHASPRRDGPFVAVNCAALPDSLIEAELFGYEDGAFTGARRRGNPGRIVQADGGTLFLDEIGDMPLAQQVRLMRVLQERAVVPLGGGRALPVDIRVVCATHRDLRAMIAEQTFREDLYYRINGLAVTLPPLAQRSDQAELVRRMLARLARSETLPTRVSDAVIEAFARCRWPGNLRQMANVLRTAGMLADDAPEIDVEHLPDDFWLDCPAEPAGPAGIAARAAAPAASASPAPATTLDAHQASLIDSTLARHRGNVSAAARELGLARNTVYRHLRRRRAQP; encoded by the coding sequence ATGCCGCAATCCACCGTGCTGCCCGCCGCCGACAGCCGTCTCGACCTGCTCGCGCAGGCGCATGCGCGTTCCACATCGGGCGGCCTGCGCGCCTCCGACCGCCCCGACTACGCTCCGCTTTCGCCGCGCGCGATGCGCGAGCTGATCGACGGCAACCGCTCGCTCTACACGCACGCGCTGCCCGTGATGGAAGCGCTGCATGCGCAGATCGCCGACACCGAGAGCCTGGTACTCCTGACCGATCGCGAAGGCCTGGTCCTGCACAGCATCGGCGACGCCGATTTCGTCGAGAAGGCGAACCGCGTCGCGCTGCGGCCCGGCGCATCGTGGGCCGAGGGAACGCGCGGCACCAACGCGATCGGCACCGCGCTGGCCGCGAAACAGGCCGTCACCGTGCATGGCAACGAGCACTTCCTGCGCGCGAATCACGTCTTGTCATGCTCGTGCGCACCGATCACCGACCCGTTCGGGCGCCTGCTCGGCGCGCTCGACGTGAGCGGCGACCCGCGCGGCTTCGGCCCGCACACGCTCGCGCTCGTGAAGATGTCGGCGCAGCTGATCGAGAACCACCTGTTCGCGAACGCCTGCGACGCCGCCCTGCGGGTCCGTTTTCACGCGCATGCCGAATTCGTCGATTCGCTGTTCGGCGGGCTGGTGGCGTTCCGGCCCGACGGCACGCTGCTGGCCGCCAACCGCAGCGCGCAGTTCCAGCTCGGCGCGACCCTCGACACGCTGCAGGACCAGGGCTGCAACGCGCTGTTCGGCGTGCCGTTCGCGCGGCTGGCCGACCACGCCGCGCGCGACGCCGGCGCGACGCTGGCCCTCACGCTCGCCTCCGGGGTGCGCGTGTTCGCGCGCTGCGAGTACGCCGACGCGCCGCGCACCGGGGCCGCCGCCGCGCGGCCGGCCGCCCCGGCCGCCCCGGCCACTCCGGCGGCGGCACGCCCGGCCGGCACCGTGCCCGCGCTGCCCGATGCCGGCGATGCGCCCCCGGAGGCGATCACCTTCGCCACGCTCGATACCGGCGATGCGCGGCTGGCCGCGATCCTGCAGCGGGTCGGCAAGATTCGCGGGCGCGACCTGCCGGTGCTGATCCTCGGCGAGACCGGCACCGGCAAGGAGTGGCTCGCGCGGGCGCTGCATCATGCTTCGCCGCGCCGCGACGGCCCGTTCGTGGCCGTCAACTGCGCCGCGCTGCCCGATTCGCTGATCGAGGCCGAGCTGTTCGGCTATGAGGACGGCGCGTTCACGGGCGCGCGGCGGCGCGGCAACCCGGGCCGGATCGTGCAGGCCGACGGCGGCACGCTGTTCCTGGACGAGATCGGCGACATGCCGCTCGCGCAGCAGGTGCGGCTGATGCGGGTGCTGCAGGAGCGCGCCGTGGTGCCGCTCGGCGGCGGCCGCGCACTGCCGGTGGACATCCGGGTGGTCTGCGCCACGCACCGCGACCTGCGCGCGATGATCGCCGAGCAGACGTTTCGCGAGGATCTCTACTATCGGATCAACGGGCTCGCCGTCACGCTGCCGCCGCTCGCCCAACGCAGCGATCAGGCCGAGCTGGTGCGGCGCATGCTGGCCCGGCTCGCGCGCAGCGAAACGCTGCCCACGCGCGTGTCCGACGCCGTCATCGAGGCGTTCGCGCGCTGCCGCTGGCCCGGCAACCTGAGGCAGATGGCCAACGTGCTGCGCACCGCCGGCATGCTGGCCGACGATGCGCCCGAGATCGACGTGGAGCACCTGCCGGACGACTTCTGGCTCGACTGCCCCGCGGAACCGGCCGGGCCGGCCGGCATCGCGGCGCGTGCCGCCGCGCCGGCCGCGTCCGCCTCGCCCGCCCCCGCCACCACGCTCGACGCGCACCAGGCCTCGTTGATCGACAGCACGCTCGCGCGCCATCGCGGCAATGTGTCGGCGGCCGCGCGCGAACTGGGGCTTGCACGCAACACCGTCTACCGGCACCTGCGGCGGCGCCGCGCCCAGCCCTGA
- a CDS encoding acyl-CoA dehydrogenase family protein, producing the protein MDALYTEDQRMIRDTVRDFSTEVLAPNAAQWDQDGALPDGVVAQLGELGLLGMVVPAEWEGSYTDYTAYALAVEEIAAGCASCSTLMSVQNSVCCGPILSYGTDAQRDRWLRGLASGRMIGSFCLTEPQAGSEANNLRTRAVLKDGRWVLDGSKQFISNASRAAVAIVFAMTDPELGKRGLSAFIVPTDTPGFQVGKPEKKLGIRASDTCPITLEHCEIPEENLLGARGEGLKIALSNLEGGRIGIAAQAVGIARAAFDKARRYAAERTQFGKPIAEHQAIAEKLADMATQLNAARLLVHHAARLRTAGLPCLSEASQAKLFASEMSEAVCSAAIQIHGGYGYLADYEVERHYRDARITQIYEGTSEVQRMVIARQLLA; encoded by the coding sequence ATGGATGCGCTCTATACCGAAGACCAGCGGATGATTCGCGATACGGTCCGGGATTTTTCCACCGAAGTGCTGGCGCCGAACGCGGCGCAATGGGACCAGGACGGCGCGCTGCCCGACGGCGTGGTCGCGCAGCTCGGCGAACTCGGCCTGCTCGGCATGGTGGTGCCCGCCGAATGGGAAGGCTCCTATACCGACTACACCGCCTATGCGCTCGCGGTGGAGGAGATCGCGGCCGGCTGCGCCTCCTGCTCGACGCTGATGAGCGTGCAGAACTCGGTCTGCTGCGGTCCGATCCTTTCCTACGGTACCGACGCGCAGCGCGACCGCTGGCTGCGCGGGCTGGCCTCGGGCCGCATGATCGGCTCGTTCTGCCTGACCGAGCCGCAGGCCGGCTCGGAGGCCAACAACCTGCGCACGCGCGCGGTGCTCAAGGACGGCCGCTGGGTGCTCGACGGCAGCAAGCAGTTCATCTCGAACGCGTCGCGCGCCGCGGTGGCGATCGTTTTTGCCATGACCGATCCCGAGCTGGGCAAGCGCGGCCTGTCGGCCTTCATCGTGCCCACCGACACGCCGGGCTTCCAGGTCGGCAAGCCCGAGAAGAAGCTCGGCATCCGCGCCTCGGACACCTGCCCGATCACGCTCGAGCACTGCGAGATTCCCGAGGAGAACCTGCTCGGCGCGCGCGGCGAGGGCCTCAAGATCGCGCTGTCGAACCTCGAGGGCGGGCGCATCGGCATCGCCGCCCAGGCGGTGGGCATCGCGCGCGCGGCGTTCGACAAGGCGCGCCGCTACGCGGCCGAGCGCACCCAGTTCGGCAAGCCGATCGCCGAGCATCAGGCGATCGCCGAGAAGCTCGCCGACATGGCCACCCAGCTGAACGCGGCGCGCCTGCTCGTGCATCACGCCGCGCGGCTGCGCACGGCGGGCCTGCCGTGCCTGTCGGAAGCCTCGCAGGCCAAGCTGTTCGCCTCCGAGATGTCGGAGGCCGTGTGCAGCGCCGCGATCCAGATCCACGGCGGCTATGGCTATCTGGCCGACTACGAGGTGGAGCGCCATTACCGCGACGCGCGCATCACGCAGATCTACGAGGGCACGAGCGAAGTGCAGCGCATGGTGATCGCGCGGCAGCTGCTGGCCTGA
- a CDS encoding transglycosylase SLT domain-containing protein, producing MRRVPCSIVLLLGYACAAPAAFAEAAVPAPASLTQANAPARGPVSAYLIRKFGVAKRKAEQISDAVSLAAAKYSLPPAVLLAIISIESRFREKARGANGATGLMQVVPSAHRGLLRSVKDLTEPTANINAGSAILYGYMQAANGDLDIAMRRYGGSQAYAQKIRLRAEEFDKDLRPAGPATPDADADADSSEPRETVPRSRAK from the coding sequence ATGCGGCGCGTCCCCTGTTCGATCGTTCTCCTGCTCGGCTACGCCTGCGCGGCACCCGCGGCGTTCGCCGAGGCAGCCGTGCCCGCGCCCGCGTCGCTCACGCAGGCGAACGCGCCGGCCAGGGGGCCGGTGTCCGCCTACCTGATCCGCAAGTTCGGCGTCGCGAAGCGCAAGGCCGAGCAGATCTCCGATGCCGTCTCGCTGGCCGCGGCGAAGTATTCGCTGCCGCCCGCCGTGCTGCTCGCGATCATCTCGATCGAGTCGCGCTTTCGCGAAAAGGCAAGGGGCGCGAACGGCGCCACCGGGCTGATGCAGGTCGTGCCGTCCGCGCATCGCGGGCTGCTGCGCAGCGTGAAGGATTTGACCGAGCCCACCGCCAACATCAACGCCGGCTCCGCGATCCTCTACGGCTACATGCAGGCCGCCAACGGCGACCTCGACATCGCGATGCGCCGCTACGGCGGCTCGCAGGCCTATGCGCAGAAGATCCGGCTGCGCGCCGAGGAGTTCGACAAGGACCTGCGGCCCGCCGGGCCGGCCACGCCCGACGCGGACGCTGATGCGGATTCGAGCGAGCCGCGCGAGACGGTACCGCGCTCCCGCGCGAAATAG
- a CDS encoding DUF1488 domain-containing protein, translating to MQIHFPNEAPAYSGRELTLAFTALVDGEPVQCQITAEALESHFGAASPRFEDMVGAFSTHRPRIEAAARRLLADTRARCVTLRSGYVRFYEANLD from the coding sequence ATGCAGATCCACTTTCCGAACGAAGCTCCCGCCTACTCGGGGCGCGAGCTGACGCTGGCCTTCACGGCGCTGGTCGATGGCGAACCGGTGCAGTGCCAGATCACGGCCGAGGCGCTCGAATCGCATTTCGGTGCGGCCTCGCCGCGTTTCGAGGACATGGTGGGGGCATTCTCGACGCACCGGCCGCGCATCGAGGCCGCCGCCCGGCGGCTGCTCGCCGACACGCGGGCGCGCTGCGTGACGCTGCGCAGCGGTTACGTGCGCTTCTACGAGGCGAATCTGGATTGA